In Methanosarcina barkeri MS, a single window of DNA contains:
- a CDS encoding ABC transporter permease subunit, translating into MTLIASFDIVSSETETGSVRYIISKVHRSSFILGKFFFLFLVFIIISTGIALINLIYQYSAVNSFQLENVVLFWISSSLYLGCFISIFLFISTLSANNKISFTMSVVFLGILIFFISQGNESYLKYITPFFYGIKNMEFMKGFPVEAGYLTVFESLFSMFLYILVFLSMSLVAIKRRDF; encoded by the coding sequence ATGACTTTGATAGCATCTTTTGATATAGTAAGCAGTGAAACTGAAACCGGGTCGGTGAGATATATTATCTCCAAAGTCCACAGATCATCTTTTATCTTAGGAAAGTTTTTCTTTCTTTTTCTGGTATTTATCATCATTTCCACTGGAATTGCACTTATAAACCTGATATACCAGTATTCTGCAGTTAATTCTTTTCAGTTAGAAAACGTCGTTTTGTTCTGGATTTCTTCAAGCCTTTATCTTGGGTGCTTCATAAGTATTTTTTTATTCATCTCAACACTGTCCGCAAACAACAAAATTTCATTTACAATGTCTGTAGTTTTTCTTGGAATTTTGATATTTTTTATTTCACAGGGAAATGAAAGTTATCTAAAATATATTACTCCTTTTTTTTACGGGATTAAAAATATGGAGTTCATGAAAGGCTTCCCGGTTGAAGCTGGATATCTTACGGTTTTTGAAAGCCTGTTTTCAATGTTCCTGTACATACTGGTTTTTTTGTCCATGAGTTTGGTAGCTATTAAAAGGAGGGATTTCTAA
- a CDS encoding ABC transporter ATP-binding protein, with protein sequence MAISTKNLSKKYGSRFVLESLSLNVEKGSIYGFLGQNGAGKTTTIKLLSGLSIPTQGQIFVDGMDMSSESGKVKQVLGLVPQDSGFYDERTALSHMIYYGRLKGLSKKESLEQSRVLLDQVGLGNEMFKKVGYFSHGMKTRLGIAQALLNSPKVLILDEPTNGLDPVGIRQIRQILFECNNNGITIFLSSHNLLEIQEICTYVGILDKGKLIAESTIEKIRHIESSGVITVGVYNLSSEIVHLIESLEFVIKTELKSEHTLEIFVNSNKDVKPEINRLIVESGGQVFKLIENSLSLEDAFFEATGIKF encoded by the coding sequence GTGGCTATTTCTACCAAAAACCTGTCCAAAAAATACGGCTCTCGCTTTGTCCTAGAAAGTCTTTCCCTGAATGTAGAAAAAGGAAGCATTTATGGCTTTTTGGGCCAGAATGGTGCCGGAAAAACAACTACAATAAAATTACTTTCAGGGCTTTCAATACCTACGCAAGGACAAATTTTTGTTGATGGTATGGACATGTCTTCCGAATCAGGAAAAGTTAAACAGGTTCTGGGCCTGGTCCCACAGGATTCGGGCTTTTATGATGAACGGACAGCCTTAAGCCATATGATATATTACGGGAGATTAAAAGGCCTGAGTAAAAAAGAAAGCCTGGAACAATCAAGGGTTTTACTGGATCAGGTTGGGCTTGGAAATGAGATGTTCAAAAAAGTAGGCTATTTTTCCCATGGCATGAAAACGCGGCTGGGAATTGCACAGGCTCTTTTGAATAGCCCAAAAGTACTGATTCTTGATGAGCCTACTAATGGTCTCGACCCTGTTGGAATCCGGCAAATCCGACAAATTCTTTTTGAATGCAATAACAATGGGATTACGATATTTCTTTCATCTCATAATCTTCTGGAAATACAGGAGATTTGTACCTATGTCGGAATTCTGGATAAAGGCAAGCTTATCGCCGAAAGTACAATTGAAAAGATCCGCCATATTGAGTCAAGTGGAGTAATTACAGTTGGAGTTTACAATCTATCTTCTGAAATAGTTCATTTAATTGAGAGTCTGGAGTTTGTCATAAAAACTGAACTGAAATCCGAACATACCCTTGAAATTTTCGTAAATTCCAATAAAGATGTCAAGCCGGAAATTAACAGATTAATTGTTGAAAGTGGAGGTCAGGTTTTTAAACTTATAGAAAATTCTCTCTCGTTGGAAGATGCGTTCTTTGAAGCTACCGGAATAAAATTTTAA
- a CDS encoding winged helix-turn-helix transcriptional regulator has protein sequence MLKKSLLFILVLSTLGITSADTGGYTVGPCLPDEELEKLGDAVDMSGADVTYSFWEFPLSIKIAYIIGYLTVFFSFFKLAPIILGQIRSLSKNVNKKRIINYVLNEPGFTPSEISRNLEISLGSIRYQIKTLKAEDKLILTREGKFTRAFQNSNTFTKNDKIIISHLKGSTRKQILLNILENPEITNQEISEKLNLDKSTTHWHIKKLREDDIIFSEVKGKFTKYFVNPSVEPELLKWLKI, from the coding sequence ATGTTGAAAAAGAGCTTACTTTTTATTCTGGTTCTGAGTACCCTAGGTATAACCAGTGCAGACACCGGAGGATATACCGTTGGTCCCTGCCTACCCGATGAAGAACTTGAAAAATTGGGCGATGCTGTTGACATGAGCGGTGCTGACGTGACGTACTCATTCTGGGAATTTCCTTTGTCAATCAAAATCGCTTACATAATCGGGTATTTGACTGTTTTCTTTTCCTTTTTCAAATTGGCTCCCATAATTCTTGGTCAGATAAGGAGCCTAAGTAAAAATGTCAACAAAAAGAGAATTATTAATTATGTGCTGAATGAGCCTGGGTTTACTCCATCCGAAATTTCAAGAAACCTGGAAATTAGCCTGGGATCTATAAGATATCAGATCAAAACACTCAAAGCTGAAGATAAATTGATCTTAACGAGGGAAGGAAAGTTCACAAGAGCCTTTCAAAATTCCAACACTTTCACAAAAAACGATAAAATAATTATATCACATCTTAAAGGCAGTACAAGAAAACAAATACTCCTTAATATTCTGGAAAATCCTGAAATTACAAATCAGGAAATCTCAGAAAAACTGAATTTAGACAAAAGCACTACTCACTGGCATATAAAAAAATTAAGGGAAGACGATATCATTTTCTCTGAAGTAAAAGGCAAGTTTACAAAATATTTTGTGAACCCGTCTGTGGAGCCGGAGTTGTTGAAATGGCTCAAAATATAA
- a CDS encoding Coenzyme F420 hydrogenase/dehydrogenase, beta subunit C-terminal domain, with protein sequence MAEQKPISKSYLDLKSKVWDEGLCSGCGACIAVCPADALYFEIGGDSTHPKSNNYCKAAVDDVPCGACYEVCPRLEEQPSSLLGDYLEITAGRAEFDIPKKQSGGAVTAILANALDIGLVDAVVTVTEDPWTLKPHSMVITKSEALVGQAGSRYNWWVPLVYSLKEAVVNRKYRNIAVVGVPCVVQAVRKMLETDNQLVGPYKKSIRFVMGLFCTESFDYEKLIAGKLKSEYALEPMKVCRIDVKGKLEITLDDGTQYVIPLTELEDTTRPGCSVCTDFTALKADISAGSVGSPDGYTTLVVRTIVGQHILESAVANKKLSIGGKIDTGIIEKLAKKKLKRKPE encoded by the coding sequence ATGGCAGAACAGAAACCAATTAGCAAAAGTTACCTTGACCTTAAGTCGAAAGTCTGGGACGAAGGCCTTTGCTCAGGCTGCGGGGCCTGCATTGCAGTCTGCCCTGCTGATGCTCTATACTTCGAAATAGGCGGGGATTCCACACATCCGAAGAGCAATAACTACTGTAAAGCTGCTGTTGACGATGTTCCCTGCGGAGCCTGTTACGAGGTTTGTCCGAGACTCGAAGAACAGCCTTCAAGCCTTCTTGGAGATTACCTTGAAATTACTGCTGGAAGAGCTGAGTTTGATATTCCGAAAAAGCAGAGTGGAGGAGCAGTAACAGCAATTCTTGCAAACGCCCTGGATATAGGCCTTGTAGATGCTGTAGTTACGGTTACGGAAGATCCCTGGACCCTCAAGCCTCACTCAATGGTAATAACCAAAAGTGAAGCCCTTGTCGGTCAGGCAGGAAGCCGTTACAACTGGTGGGTTCCTCTTGTTTATTCCCTTAAGGAAGCGGTTGTAAACAGGAAGTACAGGAACATTGCAGTTGTTGGAGTCCCCTGCGTAGTTCAAGCAGTTCGCAAAATGCTTGAAACCGACAATCAACTTGTGGGCCCATACAAAAAATCCATTCGCTTTGTCATGGGACTTTTCTGCACGGAAAGTTTCGACTACGAAAAACTTATTGCAGGCAAGCTAAAAAGCGAGTACGCTCTCGAACCCATGAAGGTTTGCCGCATTGACGTTAAGGGCAAGCTCGAAATCACCCTCGATGACGGTACGCAGTATGTAATTCCCCTTACCGAACTTGAGGATACTACTCGCCCAGGCTGCAGTGTCTGTACGGACTTTACCGCTCTCAAAGCTGATATTTCAGCCGGCTCAGTTGGAAGCCCTGACGGCTACACCACTCTTGTTGTCCGTACTATTGTAGGACAGCATATTCTTGAAAGCGCAGTTGCTAACAAGAAACTGAGTATAGGTGGAAAAATCGATACCGGGATAATTGAAAAACTTGCTAAGAAAAAGCTTAAAAGAAAACCAGAATAA
- a CDS encoding GltB/FmdC/FwdC-like GXGXG domain-containing protein → MKTVKIDAKGMHYTPLNQKIRAAIKDGAEEIILDNVLGQRFIGDGLRGNVRIIVNGVPGGDLGIFMSGPTCIVHGDAEHAPGNTMDKGMLVIHGSAGDAVAHSMRGGKVFIKNNIGYRGGIHMKQYDVEARPILVVGGTAHSFLGEYMAGGLVLVLGIGEDKAMTDRGIGSGIHGGEIIIRGEVDDFLLGVGAKKFKFTESDLERIAPTIKNFCEQFGYDPADFLDTNYTRIGPASSRPFASKYVWE, encoded by the coding sequence ATGAAGACGGTAAAAATTGATGCAAAAGGTATGCACTACACCCCTTTAAACCAGAAAATCAGGGCTGCGATTAAGGACGGAGCAGAGGAAATTATACTAGACAACGTGCTTGGACAGCGCTTTATAGGAGATGGACTAAGAGGTAATGTTCGCATCATAGTCAATGGGGTTCCCGGAGGAGATCTGGGAATTTTCATGAGTGGACCGACCTGTATCGTACATGGAGATGCCGAACATGCTCCTGGCAATACAATGGATAAAGGAATGCTTGTGATTCACGGAAGTGCAGGAGATGCAGTTGCCCACAGCATGCGAGGAGGAAAAGTCTTTATAAAGAATAATATTGGCTACCGTGGTGGCATCCACATGAAACAGTATGATGTGGAAGCCAGACCTATACTTGTTGTAGGTGGCACAGCCCACTCCTTCCTCGGTGAGTATATGGCAGGTGGTCTGGTGCTCGTGCTTGGTATCGGCGAGGATAAAGCCATGACAGACAGGGGTATAGGAAGCGGAATCCACGGCGGAGAAATTATTATCCGCGGAGAGGTTGACGATTTCTTACTTGGAGTAGGAGCCAAGAAATTCAAGTTTACCGAAAGCGATCTTGAACGCATTGCCCCGACTATAAAGAATTTCTGCGAGCAGTTCGGATATGATCCCGCAGATTTCCTGGACACCAACTACACAAGGATCGGACCTGCAAGCAGCCGTCCTTTCGCAAGTAAATATGTATGGGAGTGA